The following DNA comes from Theropithecus gelada isolate Dixy chromosome 7a, Tgel_1.0, whole genome shotgun sequence.
TCATTCCGTGCGAAACGTTCCCTGGATCCCCGAAAAGCCCCGGTCCCCTCGCGCTTGGGAAGGGGTGGGGTCCTCTTCGGGAGGTGTTTACTCGGCGTCCCGGGCGCCGAGACCTTCGGAGTCGGCGCCCGGCACAGGTCCGGGACGGCGTAGCTGCCGTCAGCGCCCGGATCGCCCCGGCTCTCCACAGCCAGCCCGCTGGCCGCCAGGTGCTCGCCCTACCTGGCGCCCCCGCCTGCCTTTGTGCGGCCCGCGCCGCCCCTCGCCAGGGCAGGCCGGGGACCGCCCCCGCCCGCGTGCCGCTGCCAGGCGGGACAGCTGCGGGCGCTGCCGGGCGGCGGAGCGGCGGCGGGGAGGAGAGGGAGTCGGCGAGAGGGTGCCCGGGGCGGGGCGGGCACGGCCGCGGGGAGGGCAGGGGGTGCCGCCAGCGGCTGCGGCGCGAGTCTGCGAGCACCTCCCCTGCCGGCTGCATCCCCCACGTCCCAGCAAAAGGAGGGGACCCCCTAGCGCGCCGTGCCCCTCGCCGCCGATGCGCCCACACCCTGGCTTCCGACAGCTGGCAGCCATAGCAACCCGGCCACAGAAAGTTTCGCGACGCAGAAGGCGACTTGGAATAAAGTTTTCCTTGGCCCCTCTCTCACTCTCCCCCGGCCCGGGTTTACGGAAAGCGGCAGGAAATCAGAGCTCGCGACGTGCCGGCTCCCGCGTCCACCTTCTCCACTCCTGGCCCGGGCAGCGCGCCCAAGGTGGGTGCACCGCGCCGGGGTTTCCTGCCCAGTCCCCCGGCCCGGCGTCCTGGGACGCGGCGCGGCCAACTCACCATGGTGACTCGCGCCGCGGTCGCGCCTCCGCCGAGTCCCGCTGCCGGGGAGCTGGGGCTGGAACGCAGTCTCCTGGGCGAACTTCAAAAGTTGGTTCCCCTCGCCAAAAACAGGCTCCCGACACCCAAGCACTCACAGGAGCCAATGGGAACCCAGGGGGGACTCCATCCAGGCGGGATCGGCGGCGCTAGGTGAGGGCGAGACGGCTGCGACTTAGCAGGCGCGGCGCATGCTGCGGAGGGCAGGAGCCCACTCGGAGCCGCGCTCGCCGCCGGCCCAGGTGAGTCCGATGCACTCGGAGCGTCCGCCTCGCTAGCCTGCCTCGTTCCTCTTTCTTCGGCCACTTAATCCGTACTCCTCTGGCTGAGTCTCGGCTCGGGCCGGGCAATCTGTCCATAAATGGAGAACTCAGCTCAGGCCTGACCAATCAGGGTTTGTTTTCGCAGCGTCACTCCTCAGGGAAACCGTAGTAGCCAACAAGCTTGGAGCTGCTGGAGTTTCCAAAGACCTCTGGATCCTGTAGTCCTCCTCCCGCGCCAGCCTCCGAAGAAATCTGCGGACCCAGCTCGCTCCTGGTAGCAAGGACCCGAACTGTAAGGAAGAAAACCCTCGTGAAAGAGGAGCAGACCTTTCACTTCGCTGCGTTTTAAGACGAAAGTTAGGATGGGTTTCGCTTCCAAGTTGAAGTGGCATGCATGATTTTCCCAGAactttttttaagaaggaaatattttatcaGCATAAAACATCAGAGTCGTGGCAGCAGCCCAAAGgaaatcctttttctttcctgcGTCTAGATTGTGAGCAAAGTCAAAAATATCATTTCCCCACCCCTCCTTTTACCTGAATTTCCTTGGAAAACAAAGGAAGCCTTCCggctgctttttctttcttttcttttttctgtttttctttctctttcctttcttctttttttcttcttcttttttttttttttttttcacattttgatgACAGAAAAATTGTTGCACGTGCAGtgggcagagggaaggagagaggagagatagGTGGGAAGAAACCCCATCCAACCTCAGCCAACACATCTGCTGAAAACAATCAGAACTGTAAAAATGCATTATTACAGAGCGTCGAATTTCCCAGAAGATTGGCGGGGGGTTGGTGGGGGGGGAAGCAGAATCTCAAAATCAGGGTAGGGAGTTTGATTTTATTGTTCTGGAGGCCGAGGAAGTAAATTTGGTGGGTCTTAACAGGCTCCCTTCCTGGGATCTGTAGAAGATAAAACTGATAAACTTTAGGGCATAGAGAAAAAACTATGAAGCATAATGATATTATGATACTTTCTGAAATTCGGTTGaggctaatcccagcactttgggaggctgaggttggtggatcacctgaggtcaggagtttgagaccagcctggccaacatggtgaaaccccttctctactaaaaatacaaaaaatagcctggcatggttgtgcatgcctgtaatctcagctactcgggaggctgagacacgagaattgcttgaacaggggaggcggaggtcgcagtgagcggaaatcgtaccactccactccagcctgggcaacagagcaagactctgtctcaaaaaaaaaaaaaaaaaaaaaaagaaaaaaatttggttGTAGCTCTTCACTTGACTATCTGAGCATAGAGTTAGAAAGGGTGTTAAACATTATCTTGTCTAAAAGGGTAAACAAAATGTTACAACATGGACAAATCTCGAAAATaccatgttaagtgaaagaagccaggagcaaaagaccacatattatataattccatttatatgaaagttCAGGATAGGGAAATCTATAGAGATACAAAGTATATTAGTTGTTTGCTAGGGGCTGTGGGAGAGGGGAAATGGAAGTACTTGCTAATAGGTATGCATTTTCCTATcaaagtgatgaaaatattctggaattagatagtggtgatgattgtacaagtttgtgaatatactaaaaaccactgtgttgtgctttttaaatgggtgaatcTCATGGTGTGTTcattatatatcttttaaaagttgaaaaaaaatcatattgtcCAAATTCTTGTAGTAATCATTCATATAGTTTGGCAACAATATAATCGAATGTGTATTATAAGACAGCACGGCTAAACACTGGAGTTACAACTGGTCCCTGCCCTCACTGAGCTTACAATTTTAGAATGGGGAAAACaaatgatgaattttttaaaagaataaataactaCAGGAAAGAAGCAAGCATAATGAAACACAACAGTAGTTTTGTGCAAGGAACTGCCATATTTGGAGCTGCAGTTTAGGGTAGGAAATTCATCTGGTATGGTTATGTAGTATGAATTGGAAAGAAAACGCATGGCATCTGTACTAGGCATTGCCTAGGTACACACAGACATGATAAATTCTCAGATAAGTCTGACTCCATATCTCATAGGGGAATATCACCTTCAAAATATTATTGGGCCAGccaagctcagtggctcatgcgtaCAGTGCTAGTGCTTTAGGAAGCCAAgatggtaggattgcttgaaaccaggcattcaagaccaacctgggcatcagagcaagactctattaaaaaattataataataaaatttagctgggcattatagtacatgcctgtagtcccagctacttgggaggctgaggtgggaagatcatgtgaggccaggaattcgaggctgtagtgagctatgatcatgccactgcgctccagcctgggcaacagagtgaagccctgtctcaaaacaacaaaacctatCATGAATTTTAGGAATGTATGAACAGAGGTTATCAAAATGGAAATGTCAGCTTACCAGTAACACAAGAAACACTACCTAAACCACCATCCCATCCATGGTCAACCCTGATTAGTAGTCAGATTGACATAGGCTTTGAGATATACCAAGGCATAGTTTCTTTCCCAAATATAGCCCAGGAATACAATGAAACACTGAAAAACTCTTAATAATCCACTGACAGTCAACTGACAATTGAACAGTCTTGGATTTATCAAAAACTACCTTGAGACTATTCGTCCATTATATcatcatttctgattatttttttaaaaatgttttagtgtTTACTTTTATTGCCCTAATAATCTATAATCTCTTTCAAGTTTCAAGAGGCACACCTAACTGTAGTAGGCAGGACTTTGATGAAGATGTatgcttgtgtttattttttataatatatatgagattttatatgcatatatgatttatagatatgattatatattttataatatatatgagaATGAGACTGTTataaagtcatatatatatataaaagtagtGCTTTATGTATTATGAGATTTGGTGACGCATAGACTTGAAGTCTGGTGTTTCTACTTAGCTGTGAGATCTTA
Coding sequences within:
- the LOC112627369 gene encoding uncharacterized protein LOC112627369 — encoded protein: MQPAGEVLADSRRSRWRHPLPSPRPCPPRPGHPLADSLSSPPPLRRPAAPAAVPPGSGTRAGAVPGLPWRGAARAAQRQAGAPGRASTWRPAGWLWRAGAIRALTAATPSRTCAGRRLRRSRRPGRRVNTSRRGPHPFPSARGPGLFGDPGNVSHGMTLSRVSSLLLFSLWHFGNVWKGAPL